One genomic window of Medicago truncatula cultivar Jemalong A17 chromosome 1, MtrunA17r5.0-ANR, whole genome shotgun sequence includes the following:
- the LOC25483913 gene encoding thaumatin-like protein 1b — MTSTRVALCLSFAFLFYVVGGAKVTFTNRCEYTVWPGTLTGDQKPQLSTTGFELGSGVTISVDLPSPWSGRFWGRTGCFNNNGKFSCATADCASGQVGCNGAGAIPPATLVEITVATDGGQDFYDVSNVDGFNVPMSVTPQGGSGDCKTSSCPGNINVVCPSELQVIGTDGSVIACKSACLALNEDKYCCRGDFNTEEKCPPTNYSMIFKNQCPGAYSYAYDDKSSTFTCFARPDYAITFCPSA, encoded by the exons ATGACAAGCACCCGCGTTGCTCTATGCCTTAGTTTTGCATTCCTCTTCTATG TGGTTGGAGGAGCTAAGGTGACATTCACAAATAGGTGTGAATACACTGTATGGCCAGGAACGTTAACCGGAGACCAAAAACCTCAGCTATCAACGACAGGTTTCGAGTTGGGATCTGGAGTTACTATTTCAGTGGACCTTCCATCACCATGGTCGGGTAGATTTTGGGGCCGAACCGGATGCTTCAACAACAATGGAAAGTTCAGCTGTGCCACCGCCGATTGTGCCTCTGGTCAAGTCGGTTGCAACGGTGCTGGGGCAATCCCACCAGCAACATTGGTAGAAATAACGGTAGCAACAGACGGGGGACAAGACTTCTACGATGTGAGCAATGTGGACGGATTCAACGTGCCAATGTCTGTAACGCCACAAGGTGGGAGTGGTGACTGCAAAACCTCCAGTTGTCCAGGGAACATTAATGTTGTGTGCCCTTCAGAGCTCCAAGTTATTGGTACTGATGGGAGTGTGATTGCCTGTAAGAGTGCTTGTTTGGCTTTAAATGAAGATAAATATTGTTGTCGTGGAGATTTCAATACTGAAGAAAAATGTCCACCCACAAACTACTCTATGATTTTCAAGAACCAATGCCCCGGTGCTTATAGCTATGCTTACGACGATAAGAGCAGCACTTTCACTTGCTTTGCAAGACCCGACTACGCCATCACCTTCTGTCCATCAGCTTGA